One part of the Anguilla anguilla isolate fAngAng1 chromosome 11, fAngAng1.pri, whole genome shotgun sequence genome encodes these proteins:
- the LOC118207196 gene encoding solute carrier family 25 member 33: MAQKETLLHLFAGGCGGTVGAIVTCPLEVVKTRLQSSGISLRSVFQVQLGTFSGTGVIRPGSVTPGLLQVLRSILEKEGPKSLFRGLGPNLVGVAPSRAIYFAAYSKAKETFNGVFVPNSGLVHMSSAGFAAFVTNSLMNPIWMVKTRMQLERKARGEKRMNALQCARYVYRTEGARGFYRGLTASYAGISETMICFLIYESLKKRLAESRYAKPGGEADRGASDFLWLMMAAAFAKGCASCIAYPHEVIRTRLREEGSKYRYFFQTARLVAVEEGYAAFYRGLIPQLIRQIPNTAIVLSTYELIVYLLGERAQ, encoded by the exons ATGGCACAGAAAGAAACACTGTTACATCTTTTCGCTGGAGG GTGTGGCGGTACGGTGGGGGCCATCGTCACCTGCCCCCTGGAGGTAGTGAAGACGCGGCTGCAGTCGTCCGGGATCTCGCTCCGGTCCGTGTTCCAGGTCCAGCTGGGCACGTTCAGCGGCACCGGCGTGATCCGGCCCGGATCCGTAACGCCCGGTCTGCTCCAGGTCTTACG gtCAATTCTGGAAAAAGAGGGACCAAAATCACTTTTCAGAGGACTGGGGCCAAATCTGGTCGGAGTGGCTCCCTCCAG GGCGATTTATTTTGCCGCGTACTCAAAGGCGAAGGAGACTTTCAACGGCGTCTTTGTACCCAACAGCGGGCTGGTGCACATGTCTTCGGCCGGGTTTGCAG CTTTTGTTACAAACTCCTTGATGAACCCCATCTGGATGGTGAAGACCCGGATGCAGCTAGAAAGAAA ggcgCGAGGAGAGAAGAGGATGAACGCGCTGCAGTGCGCGCGCTACGTTTACAGGACCGAGGGCGCTCGCGGCTTCTACCGCGGCCTGACGGCCTCGTACGCCGGCATCTCCGAGACCATGATCTGCTTCCTCATCTACGAGAGCCTGAAGAAGCGCCTGGCGGAAAGCCGCTACGCCAAGCCCGGCGGCGAGGCTGACAGGGGGGCGTCGGACTTCCTCTGGCTCATGATGGCCGCCGCCTTCGCCAAAGGCTGCGCCTCCTGCATAGCCTACCCTCACG AGGTGATCCGGACCAGACTCAGAGAAGAGGGCAGCAAATACCGGTACTTCTTCCAGACGGCGCGGCTGGTGGCGGTGGAGGAGGGCTACGCTGCTTTTTACAGAGGACTGATCCCGCAGCTCATCCGACAGATCCCCAACACGGCCATCGTGCTGTCCACCTACGAGCTGATCGTGTACCTGCTGGGCGAGCGCGCTCAGTGA